The window CACCATCTGACACCTTGGACATTCTCCTTCAACCTGAAGTCAAATAAAGATATTCAGTTAGAAAAAAGTAAGGTACTTAGACCATAGTCAAGTCTATAGTAAGAAGCACTTACCCTGAACTCTTGATTTCCAATGATTACTTTATGCCAGTCTCTTTCTGCAAGCTCATCTTCCATATCAATTATGATGTTTCCTCTAAATCGGTCAGTCAAGAGGTCTATGTCATCAACGAATTGTGGATCAAGTATTTTGTCTTTCAACCATCGGACTGTCGCCTTGTTAATCAAAAGGAATTGGGCCTGATTACTTAGCGCAAGTAGTTTTTGATCTCCATCGTGCTTTTTCTTTTGTAGTCGATTGTCGCTACTGGATTGTCTAATCAGTCGTAAGAAGGAAACTTCTAAAGCTTCGGAAATCCAGTCAGCTACTTCGTCGCCGCAATCGTACCCGTGTATAGTGTCAGTACAAACTTTGGTGTGACAAAATGACGATTCTTTGACCTTAGTATACGCCATTGTGTCTAATGAAACTGCTATTGGAGACTttcctgtaaaaaaaaaactattcgtAATCGGTTCTAATTAACAcacaattgtattattatttcttgaatGACAGTAAGTTACCTTTGAAATGCAAGGTCATGATTCTTTGTTTGAGATCTATTTTGGGACGAATCATACACATCTTTGGGTTTTGTTTCTGTGTCAAGCAGACACCGTTGTCCTTTATAATCATCCACTCTCTGTCGTACTCGAATCCTTTCGATCCTATTTTCCACGAAGATCGTATTTTAAATGCGCCACATGATTTGATAGGAAATATAGCGGCCtcctttacaattattttcgaATCTAAAGGAGAATAGTCCAAATCTTCTTCAATATTGTTGATAAAATCTTGATTATGAAGCATTTTTCGCAGATTCGTGAtggtgttaaatattttatttggttttatggAGTCGAGCAGTGagtgatgattatttcttaTACGTTTCGGTCTTCTTATTTGAGCTTTAACAAAGCATCGGCATATCATTGTCATTAGTTTGTCGATATCGTTGAAAGTGTTGAAGTAACCGAACGAAACTCTTATAGCGCCTGTGGGTCTTCCGTCGACCAGGTCTAATTCGTCGCCGCATACATGGCCTGCCTTGTACATCTCTTTCATTTCCTTGTTAGTGGACATCAAATGACGCTGGCAGGAACCCGAGTTGCAAAAGCATCCGGTTCTCACATTGACGTTGAATAGATCTGCCATATGTTGAAACTGGAAATcacaatttaataatacataatgaTATAATTAGGGCTTTTTTGCAGTATTTGATAGGTACTGAAATCAGACCTTGAATGTTAATTGATAACTGTTGTTAAAATACTTGATAAATAGGTTCTAGGTACTTGGATATTTTTATGGATAGTCAGCTACTGAAATTTCTATAATTCAGCTAATGCGATGTCAAAGGTCTATTCTAATCgatgtctattttatttctgagcctagattattttaaatatttctgcaTAGCATCAgaattgaatttaaatacattttttgtatggTAGGTATGACTTTGCTAACTTACTAGTTTaccaataggtacctactatattttttatcactattgattctacttttttatattatattctgtgCAAAAACTTGACCTTCGAACatatgttattaatgttatctattttgaaaaattctgctataaagtttgtttatatttaggtaGTTAAATGCTGCAGTGCAGTTTTTACGTAAAGATAAGCACTATACAAACACTTACCTCTGAATACCCAACATAAGATCCATCCTCTCTAAGAAGATTGAAAGTGACTATTGCACCTTGTTTTTTAATATCACTAAAATCTGAATCCATGTAAAGTATTGCTGCCTTATTGCCATTAGTGTGATGCAACTCTTGCAGCTGATAGTACAAATCTTTAGCTAGATAAAATG of the Anticarsia gemmatalis isolate Benzon Research Colony breed Stoneville strain chromosome 6, ilAntGemm2 primary, whole genome shotgun sequence genome contains:
- the mal gene encoding molybdenum cofactor sulfurase isoform X2 gives rise to the protein MSALSQVIDDEHMVKITSNFKRLGERCYLENAGTTLYPQSLLVNVNEDLMNNVYMNPHSDKYTKDCIDQIRCLILKHFNTDPSNYTVVFTSGTTQSLKLILESFQFASNENDDPDTGSFVYLSDNHTSVLGLRELASDKNADVINITHDDFLTAVNSYQKKTMSWKHKMKNSNEANSLFVYPAQSNFNGYKYPIDCMDTIKSGCLNSHLKKNLCQINNNWYVLLDAASFVSTSGLDLAKTQPDYICMSFYKMFGYPTGLGALLVKNSSEDVLSQKKYFGGGTVDIVLSSENYHVKRKNLSERFEDGTSSFLSIIALKQCFDTMHRLIPRTVHDNVMDTISYHTFYLAKDLYYQLQELHHTNGNKAAILYMDSDFSDIKKQGAIVTFNLLREDGSYVGYSEFQHMADLFNVNVRTGCFCNSGSCQRHLMSTNKEMKEMYKAGHVCGDELDLVDGRPTGAIRVSFGYFNTFNDIDKLMTMICRCFVKAQIRRPKRIRNNHHSLLDSIKPNKIFNTITNLRKMLHNQDFINNIEEDLDYSPLDSKIIVKEAAIFPIKSCGAFKIRSSWKIGSKGFEYDREWMIIKDNGVCLTQKQNPKMCMIRPKIDLKQRIMTLHFKGKSPIAVSLDTMAYTKVKESSFCHTKVCTDTIHGYDCGDEVADWISEALEVSFLRLIRQSSSDNRLQKKKHDGDQKLLALSNQAQFLLINKATVRWLKDKILDPQFVDDIDLLTDRFRGNIIIDMEDELAERDWHKVIIGNQEFRVEGECPRCQMVCIDQQTGEKTVEPLRTISEQFGGKLRFGIYLSYLGPVDGTKDSVLKIYSAVKPITNDDNISR